Part of the Vitis vinifera cultivar Pinot Noir 40024 chromosome 13, ASM3070453v1 genome is shown below.
AACCAACAACATATATCTAAATTTGCACACTCAAAGTTTGTATATTTGCATAATTATAGGGATAAAAGGCATGAGAGACATACCTGGATAGTATGCATAACTTACAATGTGCTTACACATGATGAAATAGGGTTAGAATAATTcatgataataaataactatgataaaaaaaaaacactaatatatataacatttgtATAGCTAAAAAAAGGCAAGATTCCAAAGGAATATCATCTATCACCTAGGACATACATATAAGctcattattaaatttaaactaatactttaGGTAGTCATAAGTATCAAAGTTAGTAACTAAGACAAAAACATGCAGTAAATGGgtagaacaattgcattcactTGAAAAATCCTAAACAAATATCTAGAGACATCATTTCAACATGGGAGGAATCATATGGCATTCTCATTATGTCTATATTACAATACCAAAGCCAAAATCAAGTAAAGACATATCAATTAACTCCAAGTTAAAAGGTAAGTTAAACATTGTATAGAAATCCCAACATGCAATCACAACAAGAacctttaaagaataaatcctAAAACAATATCTAGAAGtagattttaattaaaaaaaattttggagGCCTCTTCTATATGTCTAGATTATCAACCAAAAGGCCAAGAAATTTAGTAAAGCTTTGATTGATTCCAGTTTTACAAAAACATCTCTAAAGGTCCAGACCATAACAAAATTCAatagtatgcataaaatggttttttaaactaacatagaagtgccaaaaaatcatacaaaaaaatcACTCAAAATGTTTAGAATGTCTactttacaagaaaaataaatacaaggTGATCAGAAGgcaaatcaattttaaaaacaatcaaacaaCTCCTCTATTCAAAATTAGGGCAATACAGTGAAtgcaacaaggaaaaaaaatatattttgattagggaaactattttcaatattttatgtgtgtaaagtcaatttcaagaagtctataatcaagtaaaaatatcaaataaaatttacaaggtcacctaataatttatttttacaaaaatattttgaatgtcCAAAATCGGGTGAAAATAGAATCCCTAAAAGagtcatttatatcttctattttagaattgctttttaatttaaacaaaGTTCTAACTTCATATTCAAGATGTCTAAAATATCATACAatcactaaatttttttaaaaaaacatcataaataggtcaaattaaattttattttcaagtgtGCAATAAATTGAATAAGTTGATCAAAAgaaggtttttgaaaaatgatttttatgtaGGAGttccaccaattccccaattgatatacacaaatagaaagcaataaaacaataattaattaattaattaattaaaagtaataataatacatacgtatatcaattacacttacaaaataactttaacatgtgtattcttatttattttatcatttttaaaaaaatttccaagcatttttatgaattttgaacaattttcagtccattgatatttttgtcaaaatatccactgacataattttcaatatatatgtAAGATTCAAGTATcaatatatctatatttattgatattttcatccttgagtATGtatagatttatatatatatatatatatatatatatatatatatataagtaaatgAGAGATTGTATTAGTAATGCCTAGAAGTGGCAAAAAAAGTACACACAGACTTGTGTAtgtctatatatataagagTTTGGGTTAAAAACAACCCCATTGGCCAAACAAATATGCATTTTGGCCCTCATTTGAAACTTTTGTTCAAAATGACCTCTTTCTCTTTCATCCTTTATCTtctattagaaaaaaagaaaaagaaattgaaactgcattttgaaaatgtgatttcagtataaatttaaaatcacattttgaaaataaggtttcaaaatatggttttagtattaaaattgtgtctataaatttatattgaaaccTTACTTTCAAATTGTAGTttcatagaaattaaaaaacaaaaaacaaaaaaacaaaacaaaaccaaaattacTAATTTGAACAATAGTTTCAAAAGAAGCTCAAATTAagctaatattttatttggatcAACGGCTAACTTGACccaaaattctatatataatgTTGTTTCAACTACCAATAAggtaactaaaattaaaattaaattctaataagtttaatttagtaaataaactaattttaattattttgtttttaaatttgaatagattgattttttaaaatataaaatttgaaaaatccttttaataattttttttctatctcattataattatcaaatataaatgaagcataaatttataaataaaatgataaatatttttaaataaaaataatgttatatgtcataatttcttttatgtctttaaatatgtataaactagataaataatttatttaatattaaatgtgttttcaagtattatatatcattatccaaaGTTCAATATTGGTAATATggtctttaaaaaataactttcattgttttatcatttcttgTAGTTTTATCGATATTTCtataagtttttatttacttctattctattgatattttttattcaaattttgatttgatatttttgtcaaattcAACCATCAATATTTCTGTATTTTtcgatattttaatccttgtaCTTAACAAAGCTTTAATTGACAATATGATATcaaagtatattattttatcaaaggTTATAAGTTCAAACCTCACTacttatttatttctcttatttgcTAAGTCCACCTACCGTCCTAAGGACTATTAGGTAGGGATGGtatcaaattataaatttttagtgAAAAGCCAAACTTACATTTGTATTTCATAAatgttcaaaaagaaaaaaaaaaggaaacaatttaattaaactaatttttataataataaaaaaaatattccacaccagtcaattttataaaattgtgtactagtattttatatttagtgaaatttgactAAAATCAGTTGACTAGTTAGTGGTTTTCCATATGTTTAGCGTTGAGACAATCTCTATTGGTGATTTTCCATGTGTGACTGAATATTCATGATTGTTATCAAATGCACTTGATCAATCAAAACGagaaaataaacttaatttaatcAATCAGAAATAAGTCTACaggttattaatttaagatatccTAGGTAATACCGTGATCAAGAATATAAGCTTTCAATTAATACAAGGATAAGCCCACAACTAGAAAGAAATAGGAACAAATCTCATCACTATAGTCCTTCCTTAAGCATGAAGAAAGAATAAGACGGAGATTGCAAGAGAATGATGAAGTTTAAAACCCTAGGAAGAGGACTGGTGGATACTCTTCTGTACTATTGCCCTGTAATCTACTTTTACTCGAACTGATATATTGGGCCAAAGACAGGGCCAGCTGTAGCCCATGATAATGGGCACAAAAAACTGAGCTAAGAACAAAAAAACGCTCCTCAACCCTGATAGGTTGGACCTTAGGGTTACCACAAGCCCAATACCAAAACCCATGCATCAACTTAGGCTAAGGTGATGAAAATTGAGTTGGGTTTGGCACAACAGCACTTTGTCGTTGTGCATGTCCACCTAGCCACAAAGCCGGCCCCAAGATTCACTTTTCCAGGGAACTTCAATTTGTGCTTTTAAAGCTAAACATTGACCATTCAATGCTCGAGTGTGTATGTCTGGACCGAAGAAAACGGCCAAGAGAATTATGGCTTTACAATTGTCatacaataatattaattaGTCATGGAATAATTGCGCACTAACCAAAGCTTTTTCCGCGGCAACGCTTTGTGGCCTGCAGACCCATCCCGTTCTTCATGTTTTAGACGCTTTCAACAATATTCTGGTCTAAACATTAACTATAAATACACCCTTTAGAGCCTAGGATGAACATCAACAATCCAAGAAACCATTGAATTACAGTACTCCTCAACTTTAATCAGCTGCAATGGCGTCTAAACTGTTGAATATTGCCCTTGCAGTCTTCGCAATTGTTCTTCCCGCTGTGGCCATGGCAACTGAGTTTACTGTTGGGGATGATCAAGGTTGGACCATTAATTTCGACTACGAAGCTTGGGCCAAGGACAAAGTATTTCGGGTTGGCGATGAACTAGGTAATGTGGCTTTAGCCTTAAACTGtcactttattttccttttgtagtttcttttgattcaagcTGCTAAAAGTCCTGTTATCAATTCTCATACATTCAGTCTTCAAATACACGGCGGGGCGGCACAATGTCTTCAAAGTGAATGGTACCGTCTTCACGAACTGCACTATACCACCACCAAATGAAGCTCTTACCACTGGAAATGATGTGATTACACTGGCCACCCCTGGAAGGAAGTGGTATATTTGCGGTGTAAACGACCATTGTGCCAACTACGGACAGAAGCTTGCCATCACTGTGCTGGAAGAGTGGGCGTCTCCTGCACCGGCCCCCTCCCCCTCCACCACCACAGCACCAGCACCCAGTTCTGCTTATGGGATCTCGGTGTCTGGGCATTAGCTTCTGATGGCAACCACGGCTGCTGTTGCTTTCCTTCTTGTTTAATCTGTTCTTAGAGGATTGCCTTCGATCATCTAGCTAATTTCATTTGGTCTAAtggtttttgtttaaattatatttcatacGTAAAGAAAATGGTAGATTGAAGTTGTGAGAGATGgaagaaataaatgaagatCAATATGTACGAGATGAATTTAATTTGAGTGAGAGtaagacattttctttttcttctatatattattttttattatctttatttaattgtctatatattctttttcttttacttaagaggaaaaaaaaaaaaaatttggcatGAATTTATCAATCTATTAATTCATTCATATCTTCTCACTAGGTCACCTAACACCCTAATTCGGGTCCACATGCAATAAGCCCTTTGATATCTTGTATCTCTACCTCCTCAACAATCAAAACAAGGTCAACCAACTGTCCTTGCGTGTGGCTCACAGGCTTGGACTAGGAGCTATCGTCAATGGAAGCCAATTGCAAGCATTGATAGGTCATGCTAGAAGTCAAAACTGGCTAGCATCTAGCACGAAGCTTATGATTGGATAAGGAACAAAAGACTCCCAAAGCATGAGGGGTCCCCATAAGACCCTATAATATCCAGAATCATCTGGGTTGTATCGATAAGAGCCTAATGAAGACACAGTGGATAAATTTGGCAGCTGCTCTTTAGAACTAGATATGATGAGAAGAGGGATAGAATGTGTATTTGTAGAACATGGCAAAAACCCAAGCTGATTTAGTACGGTTGATAAGTGAGCTGCAGAAAGTGAACATGTTAATATCAACCCGTATAAGTAAAgtgaatttgtttttaataggTTCAGTATAAGCCAAAATGAACATGTTAATATATACCGGTTAATATTAACATATTACTTttagctaaatagaaaaaaataaatattttgactttttctattcaaacaaaaaacaaacaccacctaagacaaaaaatgaaaaaggaaaaactctCCAATAAATTTGATGGAAGGACATCTGatagaaaaattgtaaaaagatgcatgaaagaatatgaaattatatttgaaaacaacTAGAAAATTCACAAATAAACACTCTTCAATTTTCAAGCAGCCGCTCTAGTGATCCAAATGCTTGAGCTATGCATTGGGTTCTTAAAAAAGTGTCCAAAAACACTATGCACCACTAAGAAACATATTATAACACATACATGAATGACCTATACTCAAATTGCAAGCTTTCATCTCACTAATACTCAAGAAATTATGGTAATCATATAAATCATGGGCAATTCATAAACAATTGATCTCAATCATGTAACCACTTCACTAAATTATCCAAACAATTAGATTAATTGTGAACCTGAAGTCAGACCATTTCAAGAGTGAAAGGGatatgataattataaaatcaaataactaAAACTATTGCCTAAGTGCCCAACTTGctatttaactaaaatgattCATTTAACTAAAATGATTCATTTAACTAGCTCAAGTCCTCTGTTTAAATCATGTTGGATCCATTACATTATACTAACTCATTCAATTGAATAGTAGTTTGAccaattttttataacataaCAATTCATTGATCATTCAAGCACAACGACAATATTACTTTTGCGGCATAACATAGGTTTTTTTTCgtcttttttaaattatagtaCTTAAAGTGGAGTTATGATCCTTAATTGTCGAAAACCACCTTTCAAACATAAGATATTATCCCATTCCATGCAAGGGTCTATTCCACTTAAGGGTAATTTGTACTATTACAAATGACAACTTTGACTCTTAGTTTAAAAATGCAATTTACTACACGATCAATGTAACATTTTCActttaagaaattttaatttttgaactaAACCAAACATGAGTTTTCAAAATACAAAATCAACAGGCATGATTTCATAATTTACTTGAATAGTAACTTCATACAAAAGTTAAACTTAAGAAGATTTCATAGAGACAAGGATACAACATTCAACCTTATGTGTTTGGCATTATATCAAATTCCTTCTTTACTTTGTTACTAAATTTTGATAAAGAATTCAAGTGATTGAAGGGATAGAAGTAGAAAAACAcacttttaaatgaaaattaacaaTTTTGACACCACTCAAACCttttagaaaaacaataatTAGAGAATCAATTAAATGATAAACGATCCTAAATAAACTCTCCTCTTAAATGAATAATCCTAGACCTAAAATTATGACATCACtccaaagaaaaatagaaacacTATCCCTAAATTCAAAACCTATGCTCATCGAAGACAACTATGCACATGACCTAAAAAGAAAAGACCTTGTAGCACTAGGGACATAGGGCCTTGAATGTGGGGATAAAGATAGcttaagaaaagaataaaactaTAGTCCAAATAAATATCTATGCATGGAAGATATTAATTTGTAACTTGAATTATAATCTCTAATGTTGGTAACTTCCTTCTTCAAAGAAACTACTAGagttttttattattccaaTCTCCAAATTCTAAGTGTAAATGGACACCAGAAAAAACTTGATTcgaagaaaataaaagagagatgAAGAAGCTCAAACCTTTGGAGAAAAGATTGTTGGACTCGTCAATGAACCTACTATTTATAAGTAGCCCTATTAGTGAAAGATAAGGATTTCAAACTAAATGGATAATAAtcttcattctttcttttttttaactaatttaattcaaaaacaaaatttgagttTCATGGAATCGTATCTACTTATTCATCCTCCTTTTATTTAACCCATACGTTGacaatgaattttaaaaaaaattaaaaaattcaaattctaacATTTCCCACTCATAAACATTGGCTAAAatctgtctttttttttctcttaatcttGCATCAAGTCACTTTTTtcatatagaaaaagaaatgtgTTGCATGATGAGAAGCTATAACGTAGGAGTGTTTATACTAAGTGTCCATCTCACTAGCGCAACACATCATTCGGAATAAAATATCTCATTTATAGCCCAGACTTGTTAATCATACCAGTTCAAGCACCTTTAAAAAAAACCCCTCAATGAGTCATATCTCAATTAGAAATGTTTAACCTCAACTCATATACATATTTGTACTCATAATTATATCGAACACAAAGTTGATATATGAGCTACAAATAGTGGTGTGTTATTAGCAATCTTCCCCAACCACTTATGTCAATTCATTTAGGTTTGACTATTTTCCTAACATATTCCATTCGACCGTATCATTCATGACCCTTGGATTACATGTTAAAGTAGTGACATTTTACCCTTGCTGCATGACATAGTCCTAGGTTCAAGGGTATAGAGTAAACTTTATAGTAACTAGTCTATAAGAGTTCACATAATGTTGGAGCAGGGATCCATCTAACAACTCTCTCTTATAGTTGTAGATAGCACATATAGTATTATGATATGTATGTCAAGATGGAGCTCCCACAAGAGTGGGTGTGTCACTCTCTAATGTCATAGGCTAATCTTAATAaggaaaacacccaaaaggggggtaaattaggttttaaaaattctttttcaattaCAATAAATTCAAACAAAACAAGCACAAATATAGAGAGATAAAGTTAAAGAAagcaaactcaaattttatagtggttcgacacccTTTGCCTACATTcactctcctcaaactcctaaccgagtgaggtatccactatacttgaagtttcaaccaagcttcaCATATCCTAACTATATGCTAGAGCAGCTATGTTATCACTAAAAATAGTGATAGGCTCTTTGGCTAAATCCATGACTTTTAGGTTTTGGAATAATCTCCCCAACCAAACAGCCTCCTATACGGTCACTAAACAAGTGACATATTATGACTCCATGGTGGATAAAGCAATGTAGGATTGTTTCTTACTACGCCAAGTAATAGTAGTGTCATTGAGTAAGAAAGCATATCTTATAGTAGATTTGCGCTCATCTCTATCACTAGTCCAATCTGCATTACAGTATCTTCTTAATCTCCAAGTCCCCATCTTGATAGCAGAGGACAAAATCTCTAGTCCCTTTGAGGTAACAAAAAATCTTCTTAGTTGTTCGCCATTGAACAGGGCCTAGGTTACTCTTGGTAATGACTAACCAATCCAACTACAAAACATATGTCAAGTCGAGTACACAACATAGCATATATCAAGCTTCCAATTGCACTCGCATAAAGAACTCTTGCCAGTTATTTCCTTTCCTCATCATTCTTAGGGCACTGATCAAGACTCGAGGTGTAACTTTTCTCGATAGGTGTGTCAATAGGTTTGCAATTTTGCATCCAAAACTGGTCTAGAATTTTCTTAATATAAGTCTCTTGAAACAAACCAAGAAGTCTTCTTGAGTGATCCCTTATGATCTTAACTCCAAGCACAAAATTTGCTTTCCACATGTCCTCTATATCCAAAGTAGAGGGCAACCACCTTTTGGTGGCAATAATTATGTACATGCCATTTCGAGCTAATAGAATGCCATGTCCATGTCTATGTCCTATTTCTTAGTTAATATAACATATTGGTTAGGGAAATTTTTTTCCACTTGCTATTCAATCAATTTTGTCAATTTTCCTACCAAAAGGTCAATCTAATATTTCAGCCAATCTTGTCAcatatttacttaaaaattcCCCAACCAATATGTTATATTAACtaagaaatttaataataagcataaaaattgtggttttttctttttattttttttgttgaaagtgATATTTCATTTAACCTGGAAGATCATTTAAGGACCCACATATCTATCTAATCTAAAGCAAAATGTGTACTTAAATTTTAGGTGTAACATGATTCTCACAATTTGTTGCttctttttcataattatagatttttaacttcatttctttttcttttttttatcattatgcCAATATGTCATTCTTATGTGAATCAACGTAATCCATTATAATCATATTAGATCTACTTTATTAACTTTAGGAGAGAGAGAGGCACAAGTGAGTCGTTTTCCATGAACATAGGAGCACATATCTTTTCTTCATGCCATTGAATCAAAGTCTTTGTCAAAGTTATATGGTTGcttcacaaaaaagaaaactggGTAAGgatgcaaaatatatatatatatatatatcatattaggGCACATGAAGCTTTTTTAAACTCTAGAAGGCATATCTATATAACAAAATCCTAACAAGTTGGGTATGACaaagaaatctttttttttttttaccacaaatttattataaaaaaaaaatggcttgaGTGCTTAAGCGCTTATCAAGGGCAGTTGAGCACCTTGGGTTCTTGAGCACTCCATGAAATGTTTTCACAACTTGGCAGTGTTTTAGCCCACTTTTTCCATAAAACCATCCTATGCCTTTTTATTTACCATTAAGCTTACTGACCACTTTCATTTCATACTCAACTGTATGCAGCATACATAAATTGATGAACTCAATCTTCAATGACCAATATAGTCTCAGTGAAGTATTTAGAGTGGATCTGGTAATGtttggaaacaaaattttaaacttgaatTAAACTAGATAATTTAGCTCACCAACACTCCTCATCTTTCTCCATTGCATTTTCTTCTCCATGAATTTACTTACCTGCAACACCTAAATCAATTGAATCATGGGAAAAAGAAACTACTTTAGTCACTGATTTTTGGTGATTTTCACCATTGGTAGGGTAGCTTCTGTTTTAAGATTAAGCATCCGTTGGTTACCTTTCCAAAATTTGGTTTCATGGATTTCCATTAAGTATGTATTATTTTAACATATTTCATGCATGTAACCGTTGTATTTGAGCTCAAGCATACTataatggattaatgcaaagCTACACTTATCAGCTCATGGTTTGTTGTAGGGCTACTACTTGAACCTTGAGCAGGGATGGTTCCTTGAGGAACCAAATAGGTAGGTATCTCTTTGGTTATGAAGGTTTGAATTTTTGGAATTGATAAAGGTTTTGCCTTGGAGATGTTGGAAACCATTGGTTGTTAGTACCAATAAAGGTGGGTTCCTGCTCTTTAATTAATGGTGGCAAAGGTGAGGGTGAAAGCCTTAAAGGAGAGGGCATTGGGATTCTAAAACAGGTGAAAGCTAACTTAAGAAGATCCCATGTGGATGTGATAGGAGGCATAGACATGTCTTTGGGCATCAGATCCAAAGTacttatttatattatcatGATGTACCATGGATTAAACTTTGGTGTGTGACAAGTTAATTATTACTTGAGCTCTATTCTATGTTATTCTCAAGCTCTCCCATTTGATGTTCAATGTGATGAGATGTAAAATTGTCTATTTTACATCTAGTGGTTTATGCACATGAACATgattatttcttcttcttaatcATATTTTGAAGTGTGGAATCATGGTAGGATCTTGAGTATAGATTAAGTCATGTTCTCAAATTTTTGGGTGTGACAACCcataataagaaatttttttgcctaatctttataaaataataataataataataataataataataataattattattattattattatttaaccaCCGAAACATTTACCtacctaaaaatcaaattatcaaAAGATCAATTTAATATTCTAgctaatttgattatattttatcatgtatttactaaaaattgtctaaccaatatgttatattaactaagaaatataaataataagcataaaaattgtgattttttctttagtttttttcttctttttgtttttaatttttttctaatgttgAAAGCGATGTTTCATTCAACTTGAAAGATCATTTAAGGACCTACATATcttatctaaagcaaaatatgcaGTTAAAGTTGAAGTGTAGATGACTCTCATAATTCGTTgcttctttttcatatttatagaTTAGTAActttattttgttctttgatCATTATGCCAATACATCATTCTTATGTGAATCCTCAACGTCATCCATTGTAATTGTATTAGATCTACTTTATTCATTTTAGTAGAGAGACAGAGACAAAGACAAAGAGAGGCACAAGTGGGTATCCTTTTTCATGAACATAGAAGCACATTTCTTTTCTCCACCATTGAATGGAAGTCTTTATCAAAGCTATATAGTTGCTTCACAAGGAAGAAAAATGGTTAAGGATACATAATATGTAACTCAAAAGATTTCTTTCCTCCTAGCCAAGAAACAAAGAGTAGTTAGCCTATTGACTTTgaaatgagaatattttttaaaaaaaatcaaccttcTCTTACTATTTAAGAAAAGTACGGGTAAGTTAGTTACATAGGAATGGGAATAAGAATGGggataaagaaaaattaaaatactatgTAGAAAAAAGGGAATTAAAATCCTGGCTAGAATGGATTTTAGTTTCAGTGAGAACAAGTAGTAATCCAAATACAGtagtaaatagaaaataaaatgaattttcattcttaatttctatttcaatgttCCAAAAATACTCTAAACCTCTAGTCCCTTAAATGGAATCTACAATAGTTTCATTAGTGTTTTGATAATGAAATTACTTAATTTTGAAGGTTGTTCTACttttttatgtcaaaaaaaTGATTACATGTAAACAATACATTTGCATTTTTCtcaaatctttatttaaaaaataaataaaaaagtggtgCAAAGACACTTCTGTCAAATACTTTCTTGCACCTTTCGATGGAAATGTATCtcaaagaaattataaaataaaataaaatatggtttCTATAATATGAGAAGAATTCTAAACTTTGGAACCTCTTATCACTTCTAATTAACCAAGCTAGATAATGTGCCCTTCTCCAAGAGCAAGTTTGGCATAAATATAGATTTCTTGAACATGTTATAAG
Proteins encoded:
- the LOC104878013 gene encoding blue copper protein 1a-like encodes the protein MASKLLNIALAVFAIVLPAVAMATEFTVGDDQGWTINFDYEAWAKDKVFRVGDELVFKYTAGRHNVFKVNGTVFTNCTIPPPNEALTTGNDVITLATPGRKWYICGVNDHCANYGQKLAITVLEEWASPAPAPSPSTTTAPAPSSAYGISVSGH